The uncultured Trichococcus sp. DNA window GCAACAAGCCAAAGCGATGAGCGAAGTTGGGGATGGCGTCATCATCGGTTCGGCGATCATCAACATCATGGAAAAATATGGGAAAGATTCGCCCAAACCGGTAGGAGCTTTCGTAGCGGAAATGGTGGGGGCCATCCGCAGCGGCACACCATCCGCCTGACAATTACGTTTTTGAGCAAGCAGAAAAGGTCCTGCATAATGACAGAACCTCACTGCTTGCTTTTTGTGTGTTTCGGCTGTTCCAATTGAAAGCTGAAGCGGACATCACTGCTGGTCCCGTCCGGCAGGTAAGATCTATCCACAAAAGTCACCCGGTTGGAATGGTCGATGATGATCAGCGTGGTGGAGCGGGTGCCATAGCGTTCCGTTCGGATGAAATTGGCGGAGACGGCACGCAAAATCGGCAACGGCAGCGCCAAATCAGGCAGTTGGTCATCCGGAGGGGGTGTCCGATCCGCCATGATGCGGAAGATGGCTTCTTCGTCCAGCGTTGCTGAACCAGTCAGTTCGGCCATCACCGCTTTTGTACGGGTTACTTTCGGCCACGGCGTATCAAGCGTGGCATTGCTGACGGCATGATTGCCTGCTTGATTGATGCGGATTTCGTCCAATATGTTGTTGTAATGATGGAGACTGTCGCTCGAGCCGACAATCAGGTTGAAACCGTTGTAGTCGGTCCGCTGCTGCCTGACTTGCTCCAAATATTCGTTGGGACCCATGCTGCCGGTCAAGAAATCCATCACCAGGTTGCCGCGGGACAGTTTTTTGTCCGATTCCTGATCGGTCGTCAGATAGCTGTTGGTCACAGCGGCGATCCTGCCTTTTTTGGTGATCCCAAGCCAAGTGCCGCGAGCGGTCAAATCTTTCCCCGCCAACAAATCGGGATATTCCGGCCAGAAGTGCGCAGGCAAGGATGGCCGGTCATATTGCTCGTCCCGATTGGCCACGAGCACCAATTTGTAGGTTGCGTGTTGACCGAGTTGCAGTGAAATCAGGCACATAGTTATTCCCCCAGTAAGATGATCTTGTTTTCAACAGTATAACACGCAGCTGGCGCTAGGCTGAAGTGAAGAAACCTCGTTGGGGCAAGAGCTTCTTTAGGCTGCTCGAACACTAGTGCCAAATTTCAAAACGCGTTGGATTTGAGCTATAATAAAGATAACAGTAACGTCAACAGGCCAATCGGAATTGCAACGACAGGATCATCACTATTTGAAGGAGTTGTTCAGGATGCTAAAGGGTAGAAAAAAATATTGGACAGTCTTGCTGGTCAGCCTTTTTCTGGCAAGTTGCAACCAAACACAGGAAACAGCTGAAGAAGAAAGTTCATCGCAAACGACAGCGCAGAGCAGTTCGACAGCAAAGACCGCGAGTAGCGAAACGGAAGAATCCGCGGGTGAATCCACTGAAATAGGGGATCGTCTCGGCAAACTCTCAAAAGGCTACATCGATATCATGGAAAGCGGCACTTACTATATGTCTTTCCGCTCCACTGCAACATTTGAAGGCGAAGTGATGGAATCCGAAACGGCGATGGCCATTTCAGGTGAAAAGACATCGATCCACTCCACATCATCCGAAATGGACACAACCCTCTTGATGATGGAAGACAACACCTATATGATCGACCATATCAGCAAAATGGTGATGGTCCTGCCTGTGTCTGTTACGGAAGACGAGGCTGCGGTGCCGGAAATACCGGAATCAGGCGAGCCGGTCGAAGTGGATGGCATCGAATATATCGGCAGCGGCGAGGAAGATGGGTTGATTTACGAGGAATATCGTGCGGAGAGCGGAACGCAGATTTTCTATTATTTTGATGGCTCCGATCTGAAGAAAATCAAGACGATCGATGAAGGGTTTGAATCGGTCATGGAAATTCTGGAATTGTCCGGCAACATTCCGGAGGATGCTTTTGAAATACCAACGGATTATCAGCAACTATCGTTCTGATTTGGATTAGCGCACAATCAATTTTTATCAAAGGGAGTGGAGGACTATGCAATTGCTGTTGGAGCAAATGAACGGATATGTGCTGGCGGCAGTACTTGTCCTCTGCATTTGGGTGCTGTCCAAGGCGACGGATATTTTGGTCGATGAAGCCATTTCGCTGTCTTTGGAGTGGGGGATGTCAGAACTGGTGATAGGCGCCACGATTGTTTCTTTGGGAACTTCGCTGCCGGAATTGGCGGTATCGATTTCCTCGTCCATGAAGGGCAACGGAATTCTGGCTTTGGGGAATGTCGTTGGATCGACATTCGTGAATACCAGCTTCATTTTGGGGGTCGGCGCACTTTACGGAAGCATACCTGTCAACCGGAAAACTGCTCATAAACACAGTGTTTTGTCGGTGCTTTCGCTCTTGTTGATACTCTCATCGTTGCCGATTTTTCATGCGGATGGACAAGGCAAGATACCGCAGTGGCTAGGTCTTGTCTTCCTAGTGTTGACTCCCGTTTACTTCTATTGGACGGTGAGGGAGGGGAAGCTGTACGGTGATGAGGCTATCATAGAAGAAGACAAGGAAAAAGGCATGCCGATTCTGATCAAATTGACAAAGTTGCTCGTCAGCGCGGTTTTTGTTATTGCGAGTGCTTCTGTACTGGTAAGTACGGTGGAAATCGGTGCTGCCCGAATCGGTATCCCAGATTCGGTCATCGCATCCACGGTCGTAGCCTTCGGGACCGGATTGCCGGAAATAAGCACAACCATCGTTTCCGTGAAAAAAGGCTACGGTGCTCTGGCGATGGGGAATATCATGGGTTCCAACCTACTGAACACTTTGCTCGTTCTTGGCGTGGCATTAGGATTTTCTCCTGGAGGAATGGTCGTCAGTCCGGATTTCTACCAGATCCATTTCCCGGCTTTGGCTATTTTGCTGGCAGTTTTGGGATACTTTTCCTACAACAACAAAAGGGATGCCATCAGCAGAAAAGAAGGGCGGATCTTGATAGTGTTCTATCTCGTGTATCTGATAGGAAACTATTTTCTGTAGTAAGAAAAGCTGAACGGGTTCGTTCAGCCCTGAAAGAAATTTAGGAAATCTGTCCGACTGAGCATCGAAGAGCGCAATAGGACAGATTTATCTAATTTCCGAAGGGCTAACCCGTGAAGCTGGACATCATTTTAGGTGCATGAAACATTTTGCAAACTTGTGAAACACCTACGGTGATGCACTTTTCACTCTGGAAAATTTTATAAATTCCTATATGTCAAAAAAAGGTTCGCGATCCCCTCGGGGTCACGAACCTTTTTGATTATCGTTCTTCTTTATCGCTTTCGTTATCCGGGACATCCCGGGCCACATCAACAGTCGCGAAATCTTTGACAGGCGTTGAGCCGTTGATCAGCTCAGACTCAGCCTCGGCCAATTCAAATGTACCGGCTATATCCCCGAAGTACCGATTATAGCGCAACTTGAATTTCTCAAGGACATGCTCGAGCAGAATCTTCAGCATTGCGAACAGGGGCACACCCAATATCATCCCGATCAAGCCGAGCAGATTGCCCATAATCAGCAAAACGATGATGATCGTCAACGGGTGCATCTTCAAGTTCCGGCCCATGATGCTCGGCTCGATGATGTTGCCTTGGATGAACTGCGCCAAGGCCCAGACGACTGCCATCTTCAGGAGCATGGCCGGTGAGGTGAAGGCCGCGACGAACAAAGCCGGGATGACCCCGATGGTGGCACCGATGAAAGGGATGACCGCTGTCAAGGTAGCGATCAACGCAAGGATGAATGCATAATCCAGGCCGATGATCAAATAACCGACAATCAACAGGGCACCTAGACTCAACGCAACGAGCAACTGGCCTTGGACATAGGAGCCTACCTGAAGCGACATTTGACTGGATATCTTTTCGATATCTTCACGGAAGATCGGCGGGATGTTCTTCATGACAAAAGGTTTGAACTTCCCTTGATCCTTCAGCATGAAAAAAAGGATGACCGGGAAAGTGACGGTCACGACCACCACGCTGGAAATGGTGGAAAAAATATCCATGATTTTTTCGCTTGAATTGCTGACCCATTCCAGGATCAGTTCAGGAATACTGCCCACTGTGCCGTCCAACCAACTTCTCGCTTGTTCATAATAGTCTTTGAAAGTACTGTTTGCTAGCAACCTGTCGAAATAGACATTCATCTGATCGATATAGGAAGGAAATTCATTGACAAGATTCGCCAGCTGATCCGACAAGACCGGAACCAAGAGGACAATCCCATAGACCAACATCAAAATGAAGAGGACAAAGACGAGCGCTGTCGCCATCCCTCGGTTGAGTTTCCGCCCTTCAAGGAAAGTCACCATCGGGTTGAAGATATAATAGAAGACAATTGCTAAAATCACAGGGGCAACGATTGTCGAGAAAATGACCTGCAGTGGTTTGAAGATGAAAGAAATGGTATCCATCGTGAAGACGAGTGCGCCGAATAGGATAAGGGTGGACAAGATAAAGAGGATTGTCTTGCCGCC harbors:
- a CDS encoding sodium:calcium antiporter, encoding MQLLLEQMNGYVLAAVLVLCIWVLSKATDILVDEAISLSLEWGMSELVIGATIVSLGTSLPELAVSISSSMKGNGILALGNVVGSTFVNTSFILGVGALYGSIPVNRKTAHKHSVLSVLSLLLILSSLPIFHADGQGKIPQWLGLVFLVLTPVYFYWTVREGKLYGDEAIIEEDKEKGMPILIKLTKLLVSAVFVIASASVLVSTVEIGAARIGIPDSVIASTVVAFGTGLPEISTTIVSVKKGYGALAMGNIMGSNLLNTLLVLGVALGFSPGGMVVSPDFYQIHFPALAILLAVLGYFSYNNKRDAISRKEGRILIVFYLVYLIGNYFL
- a CDS encoding NRDE family protein, giving the protein MCLISLQLGQHATYKLVLVANRDEQYDRPSLPAHFWPEYPDLLAGKDLTARGTWLGITKKGRIAAVTNSYLTTDQESDKKLSRGNLVMDFLTGSMGPNEYLEQVRQQRTDYNGFNLIVGSSDSLHHYNNILDEIRINQAGNHAVSNATLDTPWPKVTRTKAVMAELTGSATLDEEAIFRIMADRTPPPDDQLPDLALPLPILRAVSANFIRTERYGTRSTTLIIIDHSNRVTFVDRSYLPDGTSSDVRFSFQLEQPKHTKSKQ
- a CDS encoding AI-2E family transporter, yielding MQKKESKQTVPEDTRLISFLGGKTILFILSTLILFGALVFTMDTISFIFKPLQVIFSTIVAPVILAIVFYYIFNPMVTFLEGRKLNRGMATALVFVLFILMLVYGIVLLVPVLSDQLANLVNEFPSYIDQMNVYFDRLLANSTFKDYYEQARSWLDGTVGSIPELILEWVSNSSEKIMDIFSTISSVVVVTVTFPVILFFMLKDQGKFKPFVMKNIPPIFREDIEKISSQMSLQVGSYVQGQLLVALSLGALLIVGYLIIGLDYAFILALIATLTAVIPFIGATIGVIPALFVAAFTSPAMLLKMAVVWALAQFIQGNIIEPSIMGRNLKMHPLTIIIVLLIMGNLLGLIGMILGVPLFAMLKILLEHVLEKFKLRYNRYFGDIAGTFELAEAESELINGSTPVKDFATVDVARDVPDNESDKEER